A window of Helicobacter kayseriensis genomic DNA:
CTCGGTTACTAAGAACTTATTACAATAGTTTTCTTCCCTTGTAGTTAAGGTGAGTTTGTTTTGAGGCCTATAAGCAAGGCAAAGCCTTTTTTTAATCACTTTTGCAATGGATAGTCTTTTGGTTGATGAGAGAAGTAAGGGTAAAAAAATAAAGGGAGAATTATCTCCCTCTCCCATTTTGTTTTTCAAGTTCCACTCTTCTTTGAGGTGATAGTTTTTGAGTGTTTTGCCTAATATTTTGCTTAAAAATCTCCATTCTCTCTTGTTCTTTAGCTTGAATTTGTTTTGCGAGTGCAACAAAATCATCAAGCTTTTCTTCCCTTAGAATGGCAATGTAAAGGTTTTTATCTTCTTTTTGAATGATGGGCGGAAGAATGTTTTCTTGCAAACAAGAATAAAAAATAAGCAATCGCCCCGTTCTTCCGTTTCCATCGCTAAATGGGTGAATTCTTTCAAAATCAAAGTGTGTTTTGAGGATTATTTTTAATTTTTCATCATCATCTTTTGCATTTTGAAGTTGATAATCTAAATTATCGCAAAGCTCATGGATTCTTGTTGGGACAAGATAAGGTTTTGTTGTTTCAAAATCTGCTCCCACAATGAGGTTTTGTATTGTTTTAAAGCTTCCTGCATTATCAAGAAGATTTTCCATTGTAAGGGCATGGATCTCTTTAATGAGTTGAGTGGTGAGTTTTTGTTCATCTTGAATGCTTTGTAAAATAAATGGCATCACTTTTTTGTAGTTTTTAACTTCGTAAAACTCTCTTTCTAAAACATTGCCTGTGATCACTCCACTTAAAAGAATTGAAGCTGTTTGCTCTTGAGTGAGTGTGTTTCCCTCAATAGCTGTGCTGTGATGTGTCATTCTGACTAAATAATCTTGCATATATTCTGATGATTTGAGCATAAAGTCTAGTAAGTTCATCTCCCTCTCCCATTTTGTTTTTCAAGTTCCGCTCTTCTTTGAGGACTTATTCTTTTACTTTTATTTGGCTCTAAAATCGATTTTATTTCATTCTTAAGGTTTTGTATTGTTTGAAGTGCGTTTTTTAATTCTATGGCTAATTCTGTGTTCTTTTTGACTAATTCTTCATTTTCTTTTTTTAATGGAGCGATAATTTGATTTTTTTCATCTTCATTTAGGGGCCGTTTGATGATTGTCGTTTGATTTGTGGTTCTTTCGCTCTCTTTGGCGGCGATATTTAAATCTTGGAGTGTTTTGATTTTTTGTTCTTTTTCTTCGACAATCTTCCAAGTATTGATATTTTGTGCTTTTAAGATTCTTAGCTCTTCTCTGTCGATGGCGTTTTGCTGAATTTCTCTCTTGAGTTTTTTGTTTTCTTTGGTGATTGAGTTAATGCACTCTTTGAGCGTTGTTTTGAGTTTAAGCTCCTTGTTTCTCTGTGCGAGATAATCAATGATTTCTTTTTTAATTTGCTCTTCACTTTTAAAATCTTGATCTTGAGCTATTCCACGCACTGCTTTAAAATCTTGAGCCTTAAAACCTTTGTTTTTTATTATTTCGACATAGAATTGAGCGATTTTCTTGCGTTTTGAAGTACTAATGTTGTCTTTTTTGCCAAAGAGAGAGCTAAAGAATGATTGTTTTTTCTCTTGTGTGATAGATTGTTCTCGTACTTCTGCTTCTTTGTTTTTAAGTGTTTCTTGCTCCTTG
This region includes:
- a CDS encoding Fic family protein — its product is MNLLDFMLKSSEYMQDYLVRMTHHSTAIEGNTLTQEQTASILLSGVITGNVLEREFYEVKNYKKVMPFILQSIQDEQKLTTQLIKEIHALTMENLLDNAGSFKTIQNLIVGADFETTKPYLVPTRIHELCDNLDYQLQNAKDDDEKLKIILKTHFDFERIHPFSDGNGRTGRLLIFYSCLQENILPPIIQKEDKNLYIAILREEKLDDFVALAKQIQAKEQERMEIFKQNIRQNTQKLSPQRRVELEKQNGRGR